One Saccharopolyspora erythraea NRRL 2338 genomic region harbors:
- a CDS encoding ABC1 kinase family protein, producing MTDIPRRAAHRTAKLASLPLSVAGRVAAGWGKRITGGDAEQINAEVSARTAEQLFAVLGQLKGGAMKFGQALSVFEAAVPDDMAGPYREALTKLQSAAPPMSEASVRRVLDEQLGRAWRDRFAHFDEVPAAAASIGQVHRAVWHDGREVAVKIQYPGADEALRADLRQLMRFSRLFQSLAPGAEIKPLLTELQDRMVEELDYRSEADHQRAFAAAFADDEQVLVPRVVASAPKVMVTEWVTGTPYAEIIAGGTREQRDEAGRLLGEFHYSSPARAGLLHADPHPGNFMMMGDGRIAVIDFGAVAKLPDGPPRTMGRMLRLALEDRADELLELLRADRFVQTDSKLRAEDVQAYLGPFVDPVRTERFHFTRRWMQSQAERVGDLRSPEFRTGRSLNLPPDYLLIHRVTLGATGILCQLDAEVAAREIISNWQPGFAE from the coding sequence GTGACCGACATCCCCCGCCGGGCGGCCCACCGCACCGCCAAGCTCGCCAGCCTCCCGCTCAGCGTCGCGGGCCGGGTTGCCGCGGGCTGGGGGAAGCGCATCACCGGCGGGGACGCCGAGCAGATCAACGCCGAGGTCTCGGCCAGGACGGCCGAACAGCTCTTCGCCGTCCTCGGACAGCTCAAGGGCGGCGCGATGAAGTTCGGGCAGGCGCTGAGCGTGTTCGAGGCCGCCGTCCCAGACGACATGGCGGGCCCCTACCGCGAGGCGCTGACGAAACTGCAGTCGGCCGCGCCGCCGATGTCGGAGGCCAGCGTGCGCCGGGTCCTCGACGAGCAGCTCGGCCGGGCCTGGCGGGACCGGTTCGCGCACTTCGACGAGGTCCCGGCCGCGGCCGCGAGCATCGGGCAGGTGCACCGAGCCGTCTGGCACGACGGCCGCGAGGTCGCGGTGAAGATCCAGTACCCGGGTGCGGACGAGGCGCTGCGCGCGGACCTGCGCCAGCTCATGCGCTTCTCCCGGCTGTTCCAGTCGCTGGCGCCCGGGGCCGAGATCAAGCCGCTGCTCACCGAGCTGCAGGACCGGATGGTCGAGGAGCTCGACTACCGCAGCGAGGCCGACCACCAGCGCGCCTTCGCCGCGGCGTTCGCCGACGACGAGCAGGTCCTGGTGCCGCGCGTGGTCGCCAGCGCACCGAAGGTCATGGTCACCGAGTGGGTCACCGGCACCCCGTACGCGGAGATCATCGCCGGAGGCACGCGCGAGCAGCGCGACGAGGCGGGACGGCTGCTCGGGGAGTTCCACTACTCGTCACCGGCGCGGGCCGGGCTGCTGCACGCCGACCCGCACCCGGGCAACTTCATGATGATGGGCGACGGCAGGATCGCCGTCATCGACTTCGGCGCGGTCGCCAAGCTGCCCGACGGACCGCCGCGCACCATGGGCCGGATGCTGCGGCTCGCGCTCGAGGACCGCGCGGACGAGCTCCTGGAGCTGCTGCGCGCCGACCGCTTCGTGCAAACCGACAGCAAGCTGCGGGCCGAAGACGTCCAGGCGTACCTCGGGCCGTTCGTGGACCCGGTCCGCACCGAACGCTTCCACTTCACCCGGCGCTGGATGCAGAGCCAGGCGGAGCGGGTCGGCGACCTGCGCAGCCCGGAGTTCCGCACCGGCCGCTCGCTCAACCTGCCCCCGGACTACCTGCTCATCCACCGCGTCACCCTCGGCGCCACCGGCATCCTGTGCCAGCTCGACGCCGAAGTGGCGGCCCGGGAGATCATTTCGAACTGGCAGCCCGGCTTCGCGGAGTGA
- a CDS encoding DUF5679 domain-containing protein codes for MADKYNGYCVKCREKRDFSGEVAETNGRRMAKGTCPVCGTKMTRILGKA; via the coding sequence GTGGCCGACAAGTACAACGGCTACTGCGTGAAGTGCCGGGAGAAGCGGGACTTCTCCGGTGAGGTCGCGGAGACCAACGGACGCCGCATGGCGAAGGGCACGTGCCCGGTCTGCGGCACCAAGATGACCCGCATTCTCGGCAAGGCTTGA
- a CDS encoding M48 family metallopeptidase, translating to MAEPQVEVRRSKRRRQTVSAYRDGDKVVVLLPARMSRAEEKRWVADMLSRLQRSETRRRSPARDSDEALAERCRALAAKYLDGRAEPATVRWVPPMRTRWASCTPSDASIRVSRRLRDVPGWVLDYVLVHELAHLLVPGHGPAFWKLVRQYPKTERAVGYLEGLSAAAHLDLGLDDDTEPESDAV from the coding sequence GTGGCTGAACCCCAGGTCGAGGTGCGCCGCAGCAAGCGCCGGCGGCAAACGGTGAGCGCCTACCGAGATGGCGACAAGGTCGTCGTTCTGCTGCCGGCCCGGATGAGCCGGGCGGAGGAAAAGCGCTGGGTGGCGGACATGCTGAGCCGTCTCCAGCGCAGCGAGACCCGACGGCGCTCGCCTGCCAGGGACTCCGACGAGGCGCTCGCCGAGCGGTGCCGCGCGCTCGCGGCGAAGTACCTGGACGGCAGGGCCGAACCGGCCACCGTCCGGTGGGTGCCGCCGATGCGGACCCGGTGGGCGTCCTGCACTCCGAGCGATGCGTCCATCCGGGTGAGTCGACGCCTGCGAGATGTACCCGGATGGGTGCTCGACTACGTGCTGGTCCACGAGCTGGCGCACCTTCTGGTGCCGGGCCACGGGCCCGCGTTCTGGAAGCTGGTGCGCCAGTACCCGAAGACCGAAAGGGCGGTCGGCTACCTCGAAGGGCTGTCCGCGGCGGCCCACCTGGACCTCGGACTCGACGACGACACCGAGCCGGAGTCCGACGCCGTCTGA
- a CDS encoding zinc-dependent metalloprotease codes for MSDLPFGFGPQDPDDRDKRDSSEGRSEGGAGNHGDMPGFGFGALPGGPGGMPNFDIGQLGQMLTQLGQVLSHSGGGGEGPVNYDLAKQLAIQQLHSGQRTERPSQEQVKAIEEAVRLAELWLDPTTSLPAGVRSVQTWSSVDWVEKTMPTWQRLCDPIAQRMSNAWLEALPEEAKQAAGPLLSMLGQMGGLTFGSQLGQGLAQLGGEVLTSTEVGLPLGPEGTAALLPANIDRFVEGLDRPGSEATIFLAAREAAHHRLFSHVPWLRQRLLGAVEEFARGITVDTSSLEELAGKIDPTNPGSMQELMNSGMLEPKTTPEQEAALKRLETLLALVEGWVDVVVADAIGERLPGASALGETIRRRRASGGPAEQTFATLIGLELRPRQMRAAATLWRLMTERHGVESRDRVWDHPDLLPGSEDLDEPLDFADRWGSGSTDLDDPIAAIRRAEADEAAKSDDAAEPESGESDDSRGSGDSRGSGDARGSSDSDEGSTGESGDEQRGGPDKQ; via the coding sequence ATGAGTGATCTGCCGTTCGGGTTCGGCCCGCAGGACCCCGACGACCGCGACAAGCGCGACTCGTCGGAAGGGCGCTCCGAGGGTGGCGCCGGAAATCACGGGGACATGCCCGGCTTCGGTTTCGGCGCGCTGCCGGGTGGTCCGGGCGGCATGCCCAACTTCGACATCGGCCAGCTCGGCCAGATGCTGACCCAGCTCGGCCAGGTGCTCAGCCACTCCGGTGGCGGCGGCGAGGGGCCGGTCAACTACGACCTGGCCAAGCAGCTCGCCATCCAGCAGCTGCACAGCGGCCAGCGCACCGAGCGGCCCAGCCAGGAGCAGGTCAAGGCCATCGAGGAGGCCGTCCGGCTCGCCGAGCTGTGGCTGGACCCGACCACCTCCCTGCCCGCGGGCGTGCGCAGCGTGCAGACCTGGTCGTCGGTGGACTGGGTCGAGAAGACGATGCCGACCTGGCAGCGGCTGTGCGACCCCATCGCCCAGCGGATGTCCAACGCGTGGCTGGAGGCGCTGCCGGAGGAGGCCAAGCAGGCGGCCGGTCCGCTGCTGTCCATGCTCGGGCAGATGGGCGGGCTCACGTTCGGCTCGCAGCTCGGGCAGGGGCTGGCCCAGCTCGGCGGCGAGGTGCTGACCTCCACCGAGGTCGGCCTGCCGCTGGGGCCCGAGGGCACCGCCGCGCTGCTGCCCGCCAACATCGACCGCTTCGTCGAGGGCCTGGACCGGCCCGGCAGCGAGGCGACCATCTTCCTCGCCGCGCGCGAGGCGGCGCACCACCGCCTGTTCAGCCACGTCCCGTGGCTGCGGCAGCGGCTGCTGGGCGCGGTCGAGGAGTTCGCCAGGGGCATCACCGTCGACACCTCCTCGCTGGAGGAGCTGGCGGGCAAGATCGACCCGACCAACCCGGGCTCGATGCAGGAGCTGATGAACTCCGGCATGCTCGAGCCGAAGACCACGCCGGAGCAGGAGGCCGCCCTCAAGCGGCTGGAGACGCTGCTCGCGCTGGTCGAGGGCTGGGTCGACGTGGTCGTCGCCGACGCCATCGGCGAACGGCTGCCCGGTGCGAGCGCGCTGGGTGAGACCATCCGCCGCAGGCGGGCCAGCGGAGGCCCGGCGGAGCAGACCTTCGCCACGCTGATCGGCCTGGAGCTGCGGCCGCGGCAGATGCGGGCGGCGGCGACGCTGTGGAGGTTGATGACCGAGCGGCACGGCGTCGAGAGCCGCGACCGCGTGTGGGACCACCCCGACCTGCTTCCCGGCAGCGAGGACCTCGACGAGCCGCTGGACTTCGCCGACCGCTGGGGCTCGGGCTCGACCGACCTGGACGACCCGATCGCGGCGATCCGCCGCGCCGAGGCCGACGAGGCGGCGAAGTCGGACGACGCCGCGGAGCCGGAGAGCGGCGAGTCCGACGACTCGCGTGGCTCGGGTGACTCCCGTGGCTCCGGTGACGCTCGTGGCTCGAGTGACTCGGACGAAGGCTCGACCGGCGAGAGCGGCGACGAGCAGCGCGGCGGGCCCGACAAGCAGTAA
- a CDS encoding YlbL family protein, producing MTSVLLVVVFGMLGAFVQVPFVALGPGPTYDTLGTEGDTPVIRIDGQQTYPTGGHLNMTTVTVTDQLSLFGALGLWVSGRYALAPREVYFPPDKSEQQIEQENTKAFNDSQTTAETAALRYLGYPTKVLAGEIVKGSPADGVIEPGDRLISANGRPVTDAASLREALAANRPGDRVEIRFRHADEPERAATVQLGQHPHGEPQGFLGVAATERPDVPFGIEISLADVGGPSAGLMFSLAIIDKLTPGEINGGQFVAGTGEIDPAGTVGAIGGIPFKMVKAREAGATTFLVPAGNCAEAKAQAPAGLRLAKVATLDEANKALEALRNGQVPAGC from the coding sequence ATGACGAGTGTGCTCCTGGTCGTGGTTTTCGGAATGCTCGGCGCGTTCGTCCAGGTGCCGTTCGTCGCTCTGGGGCCCGGTCCCACCTACGACACGCTGGGCACCGAGGGGGACACGCCGGTCATCCGGATCGACGGTCAGCAGACCTACCCGACCGGTGGGCACCTGAACATGACCACGGTGACGGTCACCGACCAGCTCTCGCTGTTCGGCGCGCTCGGGTTGTGGGTGAGCGGCCGCTACGCGCTGGCGCCGCGCGAGGTGTACTTCCCGCCGGACAAGTCCGAGCAGCAGATCGAGCAGGAGAACACCAAGGCGTTCAACGACTCGCAGACCACCGCCGAGACCGCCGCGCTGCGCTACCTCGGGTACCCGACGAAGGTGCTTGCGGGCGAGATCGTCAAGGGCAGCCCCGCCGACGGTGTCATCGAGCCCGGCGACCGGCTGATCAGCGCGAACGGTCGTCCGGTGACCGATGCCGCGTCGCTGCGCGAGGCGCTGGCGGCCAACAGGCCGGGGGACCGGGTCGAGATCCGCTTCCGGCACGCCGACGAGCCCGAGCGCGCCGCGACCGTCCAGCTCGGGCAGCACCCGCACGGCGAGCCGCAGGGCTTCCTCGGCGTGGCCGCGACCGAGCGGCCGGACGTGCCGTTCGGCATCGAGATCAGCCTGGCCGACGTGGGCGGGCCCTCGGCGGGCCTGATGTTCTCGCTGGCCATCATCGACAAGCTCACGCCTGGTGAGATCAACGGCGGCCAGTTCGTGGCCGGTACCGGCGAGATCGACCCGGCGGGCACGGTCGGGGCGATCGGCGGCATCCCGTTCAAGATGGTCAAGGCGCGCGAGGCGGGCGCGACGACCTTCCTGGTGCCCGCGGGCAACTGCGCGGAGGCGAAGGCGCAGGCCCCGGCGGGGCTGCGGCTGGCCAAGGTCGCGACGCTGGACGAGGCGAACAAGGCCCTCGAAGCTCTGCGCAACGGCCAGGTCCCGGCCGGTTGCTGA
- a CDS encoding PPA1309 family protein: MSPDNTQDMAGALRVATREIEEFVGAAGWDQPTQVFALVPTSELLAAEPNLADQLDPESALTPIAQESLPADDLAEALARISWPEQVAGCAIVQEIVVLPPEAEAALPTDGEQARQAAADHPERREARLVAAVLRDGAGACLMRLRAEGDEAGEVVEDAGLAPNLLNALRETFTV, encoded by the coding sequence ATGTCACCGGACAACACCCAGGACATGGCCGGCGCCCTGCGAGTGGCCACCCGCGAGATCGAGGAGTTCGTCGGGGCGGCGGGCTGGGACCAGCCCACCCAGGTGTTCGCCCTGGTGCCGACCTCGGAGCTGCTCGCCGCCGAGCCGAACCTGGCCGACCAGCTCGACCCGGAGTCCGCGCTGACCCCGATCGCGCAGGAGTCGCTGCCCGCCGACGACCTGGCCGAGGCGCTGGCCCGCATCAGCTGGCCGGAGCAGGTCGCCGGGTGCGCGATCGTGCAGGAGATCGTCGTGCTGCCGCCGGAGGCCGAGGCGGCGCTGCCCACCGACGGCGAGCAGGCCCGCCAGGCCGCCGCCGACCACCCGGAGCGCCGGGAGGCCCGGCTGGTCGCCGCGGTCCTGCGCGACGGCGCGGGCGCCTGCCTGATGCGACTGCGTGCCGAGGGCGACGAGGCGGGCGAAGTCGTCGAGGACGCCGGCCTCGCTCCGAACCTGCTCAACGCGTTGCGGGAGACCTTCACGGTCTGA
- a CDS encoding UPF0182 family protein encodes MRPPVGMPKLSRRSRILLILGGVVLIALIAGSRLLGTYVDWLWFGEVGRRQVFATQVFSRLGLGVAAGAFVGVVLLLNLWIAYRSRPVFVPVSGPDDPLARYRTVATERSRLFGWGIPIVIAVIAGLTAQSDWQTLQLFLHSVPFGQVDPEFGNDISFYTFQLPFWRFLLSWSFVAITVGFIGALVTHYIFGGIRLAGRSGQVAAPARIQLSVLAGLFVLLKAVDYFLDRYDLLLSDRNSLFTGATYTDLNALMPVKLILMIIAVFCALAFFAAIFLRNLQIPAIATVLLVLSSILVGSVWPALLEQFSVRPNANQREALSIERNLAATRSAFGIGADKVTIKDYPGKTALTPGEVADDEGTIPNIRLLDPNVLSDTFTQLTQQYNFYGFNEKLDVDRYREPNGQLRDYLVALREIDTDGLAQNQQSWINRHMVYTHGNGFIAAPADRVDSTFQEGATQGGYPVFQISDVANGGKGAIPVDNPRVYYGELLNQNDYAIVGGNPGEAPREYDTDRSAYTYAGKGGVPLGSFFNRLVFAGYYGERNFLFNTAIGSDSKIMYERNPRDRVQKVAPWLKLDGDPYPAVVDGKVKWIIDGYTTLDNYPYSQQTQFGQATTDTLTGVERQPNQPINYIRNSVKATVDAYDGSVDLYAVDEKDPVLKAWQGVFPGVVKPAKEISPQLQEHFRYPEDLFKVQRQLLTQYHVTNPGDFFSNRTFWEVPPDPTSSGQGGSNQGNQQPPYYVLAQIEGQNQPTFQLTSALTALKRQNLAAWVSASSDPRDYGKLTVLRLPTDTQTPGPNQVQNQMESTPEVTENRTLFNNPQVTAIFGNLLTLPVAGGLLYVEPIYIQRNETESYPQLARVLVSFGGKVGFSETLAGALEQVFGPGAGQTAGDEPPPGQDSNQPPGQQPPTQQPPAGSPEMTKAVADIRTALESVRSAQQSGNFGRLGAAYQQLDEALKRFEQLGGTGG; translated from the coding sequence ATGCGGCCCCCGGTAGGAATGCCGAAACTGTCCCGGCGGAGCCGGATCCTGCTGATCCTCGGCGGGGTGGTGCTGATCGCCCTGATCGCCGGGTCCAGGCTCCTGGGCACCTACGTCGACTGGTTGTGGTTCGGTGAGGTCGGGCGGCGGCAGGTGTTCGCCACCCAGGTGTTCAGCCGCCTCGGGCTGGGCGTGGCCGCCGGCGCCTTCGTCGGCGTGGTGCTGCTGCTGAACCTCTGGATCGCCTACCGCAGCAGGCCGGTGTTCGTGCCGGTCAGCGGGCCGGACGATCCGCTCGCGCGCTACCGCACGGTGGCCACCGAGCGCTCCCGGCTGTTCGGCTGGGGCATCCCGATCGTCATCGCCGTGATCGCGGGCCTGACCGCGCAGTCGGACTGGCAGACGCTGCAGCTGTTCCTGCACAGCGTGCCGTTCGGCCAGGTCGACCCCGAGTTCGGCAACGACATCTCCTTCTACACCTTCCAGCTGCCGTTCTGGCGCTTCCTGCTGTCGTGGTCGTTCGTGGCGATCACCGTCGGGTTCATCGGCGCGCTGGTCACGCACTACATCTTCGGCGGGATCCGGCTGGCCGGGCGGTCCGGGCAGGTCGCGGCTCCCGCGCGGATCCAGCTCTCGGTGCTGGCCGGGCTGTTCGTCCTGCTCAAGGCGGTCGACTACTTCCTCGACCGCTACGACCTGCTGCTGTCGGACCGCAACAGCCTGTTCACCGGTGCCACCTACACCGACCTGAACGCGCTGATGCCGGTCAAGCTGATCCTGATGATCATCGCGGTGTTCTGCGCCCTGGCGTTCTTCGCCGCGATCTTCCTGCGCAACTTGCAGATCCCGGCCATCGCGACCGTGCTGCTGGTGCTGTCGAGCATCCTGGTCGGCTCGGTGTGGCCCGCGCTGCTGGAGCAGTTCTCGGTCCGGCCGAACGCCAACCAGCGCGAGGCGCTGTCGATCGAGCGCAACCTCGCCGCCACGCGCAGCGCCTTCGGCATCGGCGCGGACAAGGTGACGATCAAGGACTACCCGGGCAAGACCGCGCTGACCCCCGGCGAGGTCGCCGACGACGAGGGCACGATCCCCAACATCCGGCTGCTCGACCCCAACGTCCTGTCCGACACCTTCACCCAGCTCACCCAGCAGTACAACTTCTACGGCTTCAACGAGAAGCTCGACGTCGACCGCTACCGCGAGCCCAACGGCCAGCTGCGCGACTACCTGGTGGCGCTGCGCGAGATCGACACCGACGGCCTGGCCCAGAACCAGCAGAGCTGGATCAACCGGCACATGGTCTACACCCACGGCAACGGCTTCATCGCCGCGCCCGCCGACCGGGTCGACTCCACCTTCCAGGAGGGCGCCACCCAGGGCGGCTACCCGGTGTTCCAGATCAGCGACGTCGCCAACGGCGGCAAGGGCGCGATCCCGGTCGACAACCCGCGCGTCTACTACGGCGAGCTGCTGAACCAGAACGACTACGCGATCGTCGGCGGCAACCCCGGCGAGGCGCCGCGGGAGTACGACACAGACCGGTCGGCCTACACCTACGCCGGCAAGGGCGGGGTGCCGCTGGGCAGCTTCTTCAACCGGCTGGTCTTCGCGGGCTACTACGGGGAGCGCAACTTCCTGTTCAACACCGCGATCGGCTCCGACTCCAAGATCATGTACGAGCGCAACCCCAGGGACCGCGTGCAGAAGGTCGCGCCCTGGCTCAAGCTCGACGGCGACCCGTACCCGGCGGTGGTCGACGGCAAGGTCAAGTGGATCATCGACGGCTACACCACGCTGGACAACTACCCGTACTCGCAGCAGACGCAGTTCGGCCAGGCGACCACCGACACCCTCACCGGCGTCGAGCGCCAGCCGAACCAGCCGATCAACTACATCCGCAACTCGGTGAAGGCCACCGTCGACGCCTACGACGGATCGGTCGACCTGTATGCGGTCGACGAGAAGGACCCGGTGCTCAAGGCCTGGCAGGGCGTGTTCCCCGGTGTGGTCAAGCCGGCCAAGGAGATCAGCCCGCAGCTGCAGGAGCACTTCCGGTACCCGGAGGACCTGTTCAAGGTGCAGCGCCAACTGCTCACCCAGTACCACGTGACCAACCCGGGCGACTTCTTCTCCAACCGCACCTTCTGGGAGGTCCCGCCGGACCCGACCAGCAGCGGTCAGGGCGGCAGCAACCAGGGCAACCAGCAGCCGCCGTACTACGTGCTGGCGCAGATCGAGGGCCAGAACCAGCCGACGTTCCAGCTCACCAGCGCCCTCACGGCGCTGAAGCGCCAGAACCTCGCCGCGTGGGTGTCGGCGTCGTCCGACCCGCGGGACTACGGCAAGCTCACCGTCCTGCGGCTGCCGACCGACACCCAGACCCCGGGCCCCAACCAGGTGCAGAACCAGATGGAGTCCACGCCGGAGGTCACCGAGAACCGGACCCTGTTCAACAACCCGCAGGTGACCGCGATCTTCGGCAACCTGCTGACGCTGCCGGTGGCCGGTGGGCTGCTCTACGTCGAGCCCATCTACATCCAGCGGAACGAGACCGAGTCGTATCCGCAGCTCGCGCGGGTGCTGGTCTCCTTCGGCGGCAAGGTCGGGTTCTCCGAGACGCTGGCCGGGGCGCTGGAGCAGGTCTTCGGTCCCGGAGCGGGCCAGACCGCCGGTGACGAGCCGCCGCCCGGGCAGGACAGCAACCAGCCGCCCGGGCAGCAGCCCCCGACGCAGCAGCCGCCGGCCGGCAGCCCGGAGATGACCAAGGCGGTCGCCGACATCCGGACGGCGCTGGAGTCGGTGCGCTCGGCGCAGCAGTCCGGCAACTTCGGCCGGCTCGGCGCGGCCTACCAGCAGCTCGACGAGGCGCTCAAGCGCTTCGAGCAGCTCGGGGGCACCGGCGGCTGA